A genomic region of Mus musculus strain C57BL/6J chromosome 7, GRCm38.p6 C57BL/6J contains the following coding sequences:
- the Phlda2 gene encoding pleckstrin homology-like domain family A member 2 isoform X1, whose protein sequence is MASKIVMSSKTVKTSDEILCEGELEKRSDSLFQVWKKKRCVLTADRLRLFSGKTSPAKELFFHSILKVDCVEHTSKYVYFTIVTNYYKEIDFRCTVESCWNAAITMALIDFQNRRALQDFPRYRYQRSESEMPSEPGEQSALGP, encoded by the exons ATGGCTTCGAAAATCGTGATGTCTTCGAAAACCGTGAAGACCTCCGACGAGATCCTTTGCGAGGGCGAGCTGGAGAAGCGAAGCGACAGCCTGTTCCAGGTATGGAAGAAGAAGCGCTGCGTGCTCACCGCCGACCGCCTGCGCCTCTTCTCCGGGAAAACCAGCCCCGCCAAGGAGCTGTTTTTCCACTCCATCCTCAAGGTGGACTGCGTGGAGCACACCTCTAAGTACGTGTACTTCACCATCGTCACCAACTATTACAAGGAGATCGACTTCCGCTGCACGGTGGAGAGCTGCTGGAACGCGGCCATCACCATGGCGCTGATCGACTTCCAGAACCGTCGGGCGCTGCAAGACTTTCCCCGCTACCGGTATCAGCGCTCTGAGTCTGAAATGCCTTCCGAGCCGGGAGAGCAGAGCGCTCTGGGTCCGTG A